In one window of bacterium DNA:
- the rpmA gene encoding 50S ribosomal protein L27 produces the protein MAHKKAGGSSKNGRDSNGQRRGVKVYGGQNIPAGSILVRQVGTKIFPGTNVGKGKDFTLFAKISGVVKYEEFGRGKKRVSVYPAS, from the coding sequence ATGGCACATAAGAAAGCAGGCGGATCCAGCAAGAACGGGCGCGACTCCAACGGCCAGCGCCGCGGCGTCAAGGTCTACGGCGGCCAGAACATCCCGGCCGGCTCGATCCTGGTCCGCCAGGTCGGCACCAAGATTTTTCCCGGCACCAACGTCGGCAAGGGCAAGGACTTCACCCTCTTCGCCAAGATCAGCGGCGTCGTGAAGTACGAGGAATTCGGCCGCGGCAAGAAGCGTGTCAGCGTTTATCCGGCGAGCTAA